The proteins below are encoded in one region of Telopea speciosissima isolate NSW1024214 ecotype Mountain lineage chromosome 10, Tspe_v1, whole genome shotgun sequence:
- the LOC122643073 gene encoding glucan endo-1,3-beta-glucosidase 12-like, giving the protein MLRFCCFQNQSMGLLTIPCFLLLLCIFAFAADAGSIGVNYGRIANNLPSAVKVVQLLKSQGLERVKLYDTDPAVLKALAGSGIKVVVDLPNERLYLAAKRPSFANAWVQKNIVSYYPATQIHAIAVGNEVFVDPDNLTDYLVPAMRNVHAALVKYNLHSSIKVSSPIALSALQNSYPSSAGSFKQELIEPVIKPMLDFLRGTGSDLMVNAYPFFAYSANADVISLDYALFRENPGVVDAGNGLRYFSLFDAQIDAVFAAMSALKYDDLGMMVTETGWPSKGDENEKGASEENAAAYNGNLVRYVLTGGGTPLRPKTDIEVYLFALFNENKKPGPSSERNYGLFYPNEEKVYDIPFTLQEVKQHGPVGGGKNQLTPVNGGGSSGVSTRSSGQTWCVANGKAGEKRLQAALDYACGEGGADCEKIQPGSTCYDPNTLEAHASFAFNSYYQKKGRVMGTCDFQGSAYVVTQPPKYGKCEFPTGY; this is encoded by the exons ATGCTCCGTTTCTGCTGCTTTCAGAATCAGAGCATGGGACTTCTCACCATTCCTTGCTTCCTCTTACTTCTCTGCATCTTCGCATTTGCTGCAG ATGCGGGTTCCATCGGAGTTAACTACGGGCGAATAGCAAACAACCTTCCTTCTGCAGTGAAGGTTGTCCAGCTCCTCAAGTCTCAGGGTCTTGAAAGAGTCAAGCTCTACGACACCGACCCGGCCGTGCTTAAAGCCCTTGCTGGTTCAGGCATCAAGGTCGTCGTCGACTTACCAAACGAAAGGCTCTACCTGGCCGCAAAGAGACCATCCTTCGCCAACGCATGGGTTCAAAAGAACATCGTTTCTTACTACCCAGCCACCCAAATCCACGCCATTGCCGTCGGTAACGAGGTTTTTGTTGATCCAGACAACCTAACCGACTACCTTGTCCCTGCCATGCGAAACGTCCATGCTGCGCTCGTAAAATACAATCTCCACTCTTCCATTAAGGTGTCCTCACCCATAGCCCTTAGTGCTTTGCAGAACTCCTACCCTTCTTCCGCTGGATCGTTCAAGCAGGAGCTAATCGAGCCTGTCATCAAACCCATGCTGGACTTTCTCCGGGGGACTGGGTCGGACCTAATGGTGAATGCTTACCCTTTCTTCGCCTACTCCGCTAATGCCGACGTTATCTCTCTGGATTACGCACTCTTCAGGGAGAACCCAGGTGTGGTGGACGCCGGTAATGGACTGCGCTACTTCAGTCTCTTTGACGCGCAAATCGATGCGGTGTTTGCGGCCATGTCGGCTTTGAAGTACGATGATCTGGGGATGATGGTGACGGAGACCGGTTGGCCTTCCAAGGGAGACGAGAACGAGAAGGGGGCGAGCGAGGAGAACGCAGCCGCCTACAATGGCAATCTTGTGCGTTATGTACTCACGGGCGGAGGAACGCCATTGAGGCCCAAGACGGACATAGAGGTCTACCTATTCGCGCTGTTCAATGAGAACAAGAAGCCTGGTCCGAGCTCCGAGAGAAATTACGGTCTTTTCTACCCAAACGAGGAGAAGGTTTACGATATACCCTTCACACTGCAGGAAGTGAAACAGCATGGGCCAGTGGGCGGAGGGAAGAACCAGTTGACGCCCGTGAACGGCGGGGGAAGCAGCGGCGTATCGACGAGGTCGTCAGGGCAGACGTGGTGTGTGGCGAACGGGAAAGCAGGGGAGAAGAGGTTGCAGGCGGCGCTTGATTACGCGTGCGGGGAGGGAGGAGCGGACTGCGAGAAGATCCAACCGGGTAGCACATGTTACGATCCGAATACACTAGAGGCACACGCATCCTTCGCATTCAACAGCTACTACCAGAAGAAGGGGAGAGTAATGGGTACCTGTGATTTCCAAGGGTCCGCTTATGTCGTCACCCAAC